GCCCTCTAAGCTGATTATCAACACGTCGTGATTCGTTTCGCTCAGTACCAACAATATGAAGCCCTCCTGAATCAATAACAGCATTATGCTTGTCTCTCCAAGCATTCTTTTCAGGCTCACCGGCATCTTCAGCTGGCCTGCCGCCTAAAACGATATCAGTTCCTCGTCCGGCCATGTTAGTTGAAATTGTAACGGCGCCCGGGGCTCCTGCATTTGCAACAATCTCAGCCTCCCTCTCATGCTGTTTTGCGTTAAGGACCTCATGTTTAATTTTATGCTTTGTAAGCAAAGCTGATACGCTTTCTGAACTCTCTATGCTGTTGGTGCCAACCAAAACAGGCTGCTTCCTAGCTTGACACTCCTGAATGTCTTTAACCACTGCATCAAGCTTTTCTTGCATAGTCCCATAAACTAGATCTGAATGATCAACTCTTGAAGACTTTGTATTTGGAGGAACAACAACAACCTCTAAGCCATAAATATCTTGAAGCTCTGAAGCCTCAGTTTCTGCAGTACCCGTCATCCCAGAAAGCTTCTCATAAAGCCTAAAATAATTTTGATAAGTGATTGATGCTAAGGTTTGGTTTTCTTTCTTAATACTTACATTTTCTTTGGCTTCTATCGCCTGATGAAGCCCCTCAGACCACCTTCTTCCTTCCATTGTTCTGCCGGTAAACTCATCAACAATCACAACATCATCATTCTGAACAATGTAGTCTACGTTTTTTTGGAATAAAACGTGCGCTCTAAGCCCAGAAATCAAATGCTGAAGTAAAATAATATTGCTTGCATCATAAAGACTAGCTCCCTCTTGCAAAGCCCCAGCCTCTATGAGCATATCTTCAGCTTTTGTGTGTCCATCGTCACTCAAAAAAACCTGTTTATGTTTTTCGTCAATAGTGTAATCGCCTGGTATTAGAATCTCAACTTCCTTGCCTTCCCCTTTTTCAGTTTGAAGTGTAAAGCTAGGAATCATTTTATTAATGGCTTTGTATGCCTGAGCATGATCTCCGGTCGGACCAGAGATTACTAGCGGAGTTCTTGCTTCGTCAATTAGAATTGAATCAACTTCATCAATAATTGCAAAGGAAAGCTCTTTCTGCATTTTTTGTTCTTGGGAAAAGGCCATGTTATCTCTAAGATAATCGAAACCAAGCTCATTGTTAGTTGCATAGGTGATATCACAAGAATAGGCTTTTTGTTTTTCCTCTCCAGACATTCCTGAAACTGAGGTTCCAACAGTAAGCCCCAAAAAAGAAAAGACTTTTCCCATCCATTCGGCGTCTCTGGATGCCAAGTAGTCATTGACTGTGACGATGTGAACTCGCTTTCCAGTTATTGCGTTTAGGTAGGCTGGAAGAGTTGCAACAAGCGTCTTGCCTTCACCAGTTCCCATCTCTGAAATACTGCCCTCATTAAGAACCATGCCGCCAATAAGCTGAACGTCATAGTGTCTAAGGCCTAATGTTCTCTGACTTGCTTCTCTAACTAGTGCGAACGCTTCTGGCAAAACACTCTCAACAGACTCATTTTCCTTAAGCCTTGCTTTGAATTTTTCAGTCATTGATGACAAATCACTATCACTCAAAGACTTCATCTGTTCTTCTAGCGAGTTGATCTTATTGACCTGGCTATTGTACTTTTTAATTAGCCGGTCATTGTGCGACCCTAAAACCTTTGATAAAACATTATTTATAATACTCATGGAAGAACGAAACATTAGTAGACAAAACTGTGGTATTTTCTCATATATGCAAGATAAAACAAAAGAAAACCCTACAAATTTTAAAGCTGAAGGCAAACTAGGAACAATGTTCGAAAAAGCAAAGTCACACAATCGCTTTAATTCTGAATTTCAATCCCAAGTTCCCACTGAGCTAAATGGCCTCACTCTTTCTCTTGTTGATGATCAAAAGGTCTTTCTCATTGCCGAGAACGCTTCTGTTGCCTTTCGCGCCAAAAGACAAAAAAAGCTGCTTATCTCAATCATAAGAAAAATTGATGGCCTCTCTGATACAAAATCTTTAGCTGTTAGAGTTGATGAAAAAAAATACTAGATTAGTTGAATACTTTTAGCTTTTAAATATCAGCCCTTTACTTTATAATAATACGGTTTTTCACCAAATATCATTCGGAATTTTAATGTCAGAACAAACAATCGACCTAAAAAAACGACGTTTTTTAACCAAGGCTACCAGTGTAGTTGGCGCAGTTGGTGTTGGCTTTGCAGCATGGCCTTTTTTGTCAACCTGGAAACCGTCGGCTAAAGCTAAAGCAGCTGGGGCGCCTGTAGATGTTGATATTTCTAAATTAGAGGCTGGTCAGCTTGTTCGCGTCTTATGGCGCAAAAAACCTGTTTGGATATTTAAACGTGATGAAAAAGCTTTAGAGTCTCTTGACTCAGAGGACCTAATCAGCAAGCTTGCTGACGCTGATGGAACTGGCAACTCTAAAAGCCAACAGCCTGGCTACGTTACAGCAAACTATCGCTCAATTGAAAACAAAGAAAGTGTTGCTGTTATTGTGGGCGTTTGTACACATCTCGGCTGCTCACCAACCTATAGACCAGAGCCTGGTGCAGCTGATCTTGGTGGAGACAGCTGGAAAGGCGGTTTTTATTGCCCATGTCATGGCTCTAAGTTTGACCTTGCTGGAAGAGTTTATGCAGGTGTGCCTGCCCCAACCAACCTAGTAATACCTCCCTATCAATACGTCACTGATTCATTGATTCGTGTTGGCGTTGACCAACAAAATACATAAGAGAAAACATGAATAATAAGCAAAGCTGGATAGACCAAAGATTTCCATTAACTAGGGTTATTAATGAGCATTTAGCAGAATACTATACGCCTAGAAACTTTAATTTCTGGTATTTCTTTGGTGGCTTAGCAGTGGTGATGCTTATAATGCAGTTAGTTACTGGGATATTCTTAACCATGCACTATAAGCCTGATGCAGAGTATGCTTTTGCCTCAGTTGAGTATATTATGAGAGACGTTGAATGGGGCTGGTTTATACGCTATATGCATTCGACAGGAGCGTCTGCTTTTTTTGTAATAATTTATCTTCATATGATGCGTGCCCTTTTATATGGCTCTTATAAGGGGCCAAGGGAATTGATATGGATACTTGGCATGGTGCTATATATTCTTTTATTAGCTGAAGCTTTCATGGGCTATGTTTTACCTTGGGGGCAAATGTCGTTTTGGGGCGCCCAAGTAATTATTTCACTTTTTGGCTCAGTCCCGATTGTAGGGCCAGATCTATTAGTTTGGATTTTGGGTGATTATGCTGTTGGTGATTCGACTTTAAATCGTTTCTTTTCATTGCATGTTGTTGTTATTCCACTTATTCTTGTTGTTCTTGTCTTTTTGCATATTGTTGCTCTTCACCACGTTGGATCAAATAATCCAGATGGAATTGAAATAAAGAAAAATAAAGATGCGGATGGAATTCCAAAAGATGGAATCCCCTTTCATCCATACTTCACAATTAAAGATAGTGTTGTTGTTGTTGGGTTTTTATGGATATTTTGTGCAGTTGTTTTTTATGCGCCAGCCCTAAATGGGTATTTTCTTGAAGCTCCAAACTTCATTGAGGCTAACCCACTTAAAACGCCAGAACATATTGCACCATTATGGTACTTAACCCCCTATTACTCTGTATTAAGGGCAATCCCTCCCCTGTTTGGTTCACAATTCCCTGGAGTATTAGCAATGTTTGCAGCGCTTGGAGTGTTTTTCCTTCTTCCTTGGCTAGACAGGAGCCCAGTTAAATCAATACGTTACAGAAGTCCTATTTATAAATGGATTCTTGGGATTTTTGTTGTAAGCTTTATTATTTTAGGTTGGCTTGGTGTTCAACCAGTTACCCCTTTATATGCTTTACTAGCTCGTATTTTTACGACCTTGTATTTTGCTTTTTTTATCTTAATGCCCTGGTTTAGCACCCTTGGAAAAACCAAAGAGGTTCCAGAAAGGGTTACTGAATAATATATGAGAATAAAATTAAAATTAATAGTTGGCCTTTCTGTTCTTCTTTTTTCTGTAAATATTTTTGCTGCAAGTAAGGTTCATTTAGATCATGCAAATACTGATATTTTTGACGAAGCCTCTTTGCAAAATGGGGCCAAACTATTCATGAACTATTGCTCAGGTTGTCATGAGATAAGCTTAATGCGTTACAATCGAATTGCTAAAGACCTAAACCTAACCGAAGAGCATGTTGCTAAAAATCTAATGTTTGCAGGAAATAAAGTAGGGCAATCCATTACTTCAGCTATGCCAGAAGATGCTGCAGCGAAATGGTTTGGAGGCGTCCCACCAGACCTATCTTTAACTTCAAGATCAAAAGGAACTGACTGGATTTACACCTATCTACGAAGCTTTTATGATGATGAAGAGCGAATTTTTGGGGTAAACAACACAGTCTTAGTAAATGCCTCTATGCCAGATGTCCTATGGTCGCTTCGAGAGTCTCAATCTGAGTCAGAGTTTGATAATAGTGTTCGTGACATAACAAACTTTTTAGACTATGTTGGCGAGCCAGCGAAATTAATAAGGCTACAGCTTGGTAAATGGGTTCTATTATTCTTAAGCATCCTATTTATCCTGGTTTATCTTCTCAAAAAAGAATACTGGAAGGATGTCAAATATGGCATTTGGAGACCTCGCGACTGATTTCTGATACAATCTTTCATAATCATCCTTTGTCATTAAAACGGCAAGGGACTTTTTTTTAATTCGGTAAAAACTATGCTAACAAAACCCAATCCGGCCTCAACAACCCTTTATTCTGCATCACAAGAGCTAGAATCTCATGCTGTCAGATTTATTATGGCTCACAAGTCGATAGAAAGACAAGTCATAGAACTAAAATTTGATGAAATGCCAGAAGAAGTGCTTGAGCTTAATCCTTGCGAGACGCTTCCCACTCTTTTTGACAGGGGGATGGTTTTATATGATCTTTCAGTTATCATGGAATACCTTGATGAACGCTTTCCTTTCCCGCCGCTTTTGCCAGTAGATCCAATTGAAAAAGCCGAAAAAAGGCTTTTGATCTACCGCTTCACAAGAGCAGATGGATGCTGGTATGAGCTTGTCTCGAAAATTCTCAATGGAAACAAAAAAGAAGCAGATGCTGCTAGAAAAACATTGAATGGAAACTTATTAGAGCTTCTCCCTTTGTTTTCTCATAAGCCTTACTTTAAAAGCGAAACAATGACACTTGTTGATGTTTGTATTGCACCAATCCTTTGGAGGCTAGATCTTCTAGGAATCTCATTAGGCGAAAAAGCAAAGCCAATCAAAGAATATGCAAATAGGCTTTTTGAAAAAGAAGGTTTTCATGATAGTTTGACTTTTGCTGAAAAGGACTTTAACTAGAGACAAATGCCAGGCGTTATTCCCTACTTAATCCGAGCATATTGCAACTGGATAGAGGATAACAATCTCACTCCATACGTCTTAGTAAGGGCCAAAAGTAAGGGCCTTTCAATTCCTGATGGGTTTGAAAACAATGGAAAAATAGTCTTAAACATTAGCGCTTCAGCAACTGCTGATCGACTTATCAATAACGAAATCATAAGCTTTAAAGCGCGCTTTAATGGCAAGTCCCAAAAGATTATTGTTCCCTGTGAAGCTGTGATGTCTATCTATGCCAATGAGAATGGCGAGGGAATGCTTTTTGACAACAAAGGCATTAGTTCAGATAAGGGGGATAAAAAACCAAGCCTTACGATACTAGATTAGTTTTTCAACCTCTAAATAAAATAACTCAGAATTTTTAATCGAAAACTTTAGAACAGGAACGTCTGTATAAGAGCGAAGCGCTTCAAGATTTGAAAGCGTATTCTCACGAACCTCATTAAGAACGACGAAAGCAATTTTAAGTTTTTTGCTGAGAACAGCGTCGATGGCCAACAAAGCCTGGCTTATTGCTCCTAGCTCGTCCTTAACAATAATAATAACTGGCAATTCAAGCTGAACAGCAAGATCCGAATTGAGGGCTTTGTCTGCAATCGGTGAATAAAACCCACCTGCCCCTTCAACAAAAACAAAACGCTCACCAACTCCATCATTGCAGGCGTATACCAAGTCTTCAAGGCCTAAGGATTTTCCAGCATCCAAACTAGCCTCTTCAGGGCTCGCCTCAAGTTCAAAACAATAAGGACAGACTTGACTTAAACTCTCTCCGGAACCACAAGCCTCGTTGAGCTTCACCGCATCCTTTGGAAAATAACTTCCGTCTACCAACTCACAGTCCGTCTCTACCGGCTTCCTTACAACGACTTTTCTTTTTTTTCTAAGCTGCTTTATTATTTCAACAGAAACTGTGGTTTTTCCAACCTCTGTATTGCTTCCAGTAACAAAAACTCCATTCATAGCAACATTTTAGACGAAGTTAATGACTCCCAAGTCATCATAAAAGTATAATGTCGACAATGCAAAATAATCTTAAAACAAGTTTTTGTGGGATGTCCCTTAACTCCCCAATCGTTCTGCTTTCGGGGTGTGTTGGATTTGGAGAAGAATACACCAGAATAAAAGGGTTCTCTAACTCTCATGTAGGCGCAGTTTGTTTAAAAGGCACTACTCTAGAACCCAGACTAGGAAATAAAACACACAGGGTCGCCGAAACTCCAAATGGAATGCTTAATGCAATTGGCCTTCAAAATCCAGGAACTAACTCAGTCATTACTGATATTTTGCCCACTTTAGATAAAGATGAAACTAAGTTTATTATTAATATTTCTGGTTCTAGTGTTGAAGAGTATGGTGAGGTAGCTAAGCATTTTGATGATACAGATATTGATGCAATTGAGATTAATATCTCTTGTCCCAATGTCAAAGAAGGAGGCGTAGCCTTTGGAAATGATCCTGATATGTCCTTTAGAGTTGTAGAAATATGTCGCAAAAATACAAGCAAGCCTATTATCACAAAACTTTCGCCCAACCAAACTGATATTGCCTCAAATGCACTTCGGTGTATTGATGCTGGAAGTGATGGCTTAGCTGTAATAAACACAGTCATGGGTATGGCTATAGATATTGAAAAACAAAAGCCCATAATTGGGAATAATCAAGGCGGACTTTCTGGTCCAGCAATAAAGCCAATAGCACTTCTTAAGGTTCATCAGGTCTACCAAGTCAGCAAAAACCATAATATTCCTATTATTGGGCAAGGCGGAATAGTTAATGCACAAGACGCAATCGAGTTTATTATTGCAGGAGCAGATACAATAGGAATTGGCACTGCTTTGTTTTATGACCCGCTGGTCTGTCAAGAAATTAATGCTGGAATTAGTCAGTATCTAGAAAAACATGAAATGAATAGTGTAGGCTCGCTCGTTGGAACTCTCAACTTAAATTAAAACTAAACAATGCAACAAGAATACAACGCCAAAAAAATCGAAAGAGAGGCTCAAAATTATTGGGAAAAAAATAACTCTTTTGTAGTTACAGAGGACGAAACTAAAGAGAAATATTATTGCCTATCTATGTTGCCATATCCCTCTGGGAGACTCCATATGGGACATGTAAGAAATTACAGTATTGGTGATGTTATATCAAGGTATCAAAAGATGCTGGGTAAAAACGTTATGCAGCCAATTGGATGGGATGCTTTTGGCCTCCCAGCAGAGAATGCTGCTATAAAAAATGAGGTGCCGCCTGCAGGATGGACTTATGAAAACATAAGCCATATGAAGCATCAATTAATCGAATTAGGTTTTGGCTATGACTGGTCGCGAGAGCTAGCAACCTGTCATCCAGAATACTATCGATGGGAACAATGGTTCTTCATTAAGTTATTTGAAAA
This sequence is a window from Candidatus Pseudothioglobus singularis PS1. Protein-coding genes within it:
- a CDS encoding cytochrome c1 translates to MRIKLKLIVGLSVLLFSVNIFAASKVHLDHANTDIFDEASLQNGAKLFMNYCSGCHEISLMRYNRIAKDLNLTEEHVAKNLMFAGNKVGQSITSAMPEDAAAKWFGGVPPDLSLTSRSKGTDWIYTYLRSFYDDEERIFGVNNTVLVNASMPDVLWSLRESQSESEFDNSVRDITNFLDYVGEPAKLIRLQLGKWVLLFLSILFILVYLLKKEYWKDVKYGIWRPRD
- the petA gene encoding ubiquinol-cytochrome c reductase iron-sulfur subunit; the encoded protein is MSEQTIDLKKRRFLTKATSVVGAVGVGFAAWPFLSTWKPSAKAKAAGAPVDVDISKLEAGQLVRVLWRKKPVWIFKRDEKALESLDSEDLISKLADADGTGNSKSQQPGYVTANYRSIENKESVAVIVGVCTHLGCSPTYRPEPGAADLGGDSWKGGFYCPCHGSKFDLAGRVYAGVPAPTNLVIPPYQYVTDSLIRVGVDQQNT
- a CDS encoding cytochrome b translates to MNNKQSWIDQRFPLTRVINEHLAEYYTPRNFNFWYFFGGLAVVMLIMQLVTGIFLTMHYKPDAEYAFASVEYIMRDVEWGWFIRYMHSTGASAFFVIIYLHMMRALLYGSYKGPRELIWILGMVLYILLLAEAFMGYVLPWGQMSFWGAQVIISLFGSVPIVGPDLLVWILGDYAVGDSTLNRFFSLHVVVIPLILVVLVFLHIVALHHVGSNNPDGIEIKKNKDADGIPKDGIPFHPYFTIKDSVVVVGFLWIFCAVVFYAPALNGYFLEAPNFIEANPLKTPEHIAPLWYLTPYYSVLRAIPPLFGSQFPGVLAMFAALGVFFLLPWLDRSPVKSIRYRSPIYKWILGIFVVSFIILGWLGVQPVTPLYALLARIFTTLYFAFFILMPWFSTLGKTKEVPERVTE
- a CDS encoding dihydroorotate dehydrogenase translates to MSTMQNNLKTSFCGMSLNSPIVLLSGCVGFGEEYTRIKGFSNSHVGAVCLKGTTLEPRLGNKTHRVAETPNGMLNAIGLQNPGTNSVITDILPTLDKDETKFIINISGSSVEEYGEVAKHFDDTDIDAIEINISCPNVKEGGVAFGNDPDMSFRVVEICRKNTSKPIITKLSPNQTDIASNALRCIDAGSDGLAVINTVMGMAIDIEKQKPIIGNNQGGLSGPAIKPIALLKVHQVYQVSKNHNIPIIGQGGIVNAQDAIEFIIAGADTIGIGTALFYDPLVCQEINAGISQYLEKHEMNSVGSLVGTLNLN
- a CDS encoding ClpXP protease specificity-enhancing factor SspB; amino-acid sequence: MPGVIPYLIRAYCNWIEDNNLTPYVLVRAKSKGLSIPDGFENNGKIVLNISASATADRLINNEIISFKARFNGKSQKIIVPCEAVMSIYANENGEGMLFDNKGISSDKGDKKPSLTILD
- a CDS encoding glutathione binding-like protein; translated protein: MLTKPNPASTTLYSASQELESHAVRFIMAHKSIERQVIELKFDEMPEEVLELNPCETLPTLFDRGMVLYDLSVIMEYLDERFPFPPLLPVDPIEKAEKRLLIYRFTRADGCWYELVSKILNGNKKEADAARKTLNGNLLELLPLFSHKPYFKSETMTLVDVCIAPILWRLDLLGISLGEKAKPIKEYANRLFEKEGFHDSLTFAEKDFN
- the bioD gene encoding dethiobiotin synthase; translated protein: MNGVFVTGSNTEVGKTTVSVEIIKQLRKKRKVVVRKPVETDCELVDGSYFPKDAVKLNEACGSGESLSQVCPYCFELEASPEEASLDAGKSLGLEDLVYACNDGVGERFVFVEGAGGFYSPIADKALNSDLAVQLELPVIIIVKDELGAISQALLAIDAVLSKKLKIAFVVLNEVRENTLSNLEALRSYTDVPVLKFSIKNSELFYLEVEKLI